Proteins encoded by one window of Paroedura picta isolate Pp20150507F chromosome 9, Ppicta_v3.0, whole genome shotgun sequence:
- the MTBP gene encoding mdm2-binding protein has product MDRFLLFLSWRAEAGPPGWTADSIYNLLEINCNASVKAEIEEFPACSLAGSPDVREWYFAIQSICGFYQFCSSDWEDVSFDLLADQSNDSVRRYIEECLDSDQNIEKEDSNSRESMSAIDLYEEVAENIHQLADKLPAPGRAMVDVILQSSERDAPKLNDCLPVIGALKHLREWHMAKITIVAKESKTWQKIADYLSAHVVAPENLNSSIDPRELWRGNIQIWEQKFGSGITFPDFCIRSASEGRLFSTLYFDKTERAKNTNTRLPKVFHYYSPVLKFVQMVRLSDLPSFLVSGLHFDLSLAGTSVKDKSKVFWSQMSSLPGKVGALFVLPCSVSAMFIPLPVQLSTKKWKEYMAQKPKVISVPEIELKGETCNNYFLVQSDGRGGCKATLIYAANQINGSVCLAEIIGKQTMKAEEAEGNMAEEVVRSLPFVSGEQLMQREKKLACFQALALDQCLKRQQTAKPSLLVSTEELKCVLARTRERFLELWNASLPKHDRPVTAVRTKDHRKVCDSELKCSNPLEWPERSVLQNLENFKKIKQKPRVSEQLLGRKDGQKESATLLDAKELLKFFTPEGQPVGILQPLQVQKSENAFLLTPELTPRKVRSLPFEKAAGCHYHGLEYCLDNRRALERDMGFAELQTRLIRYETQTTCAKECCPVPSVLSPLPSPAVSSEPGSIPDGESLRRDHHTDVSKLKRRSKDQDGFCSNKRLMKSESTDSLLSQASGSSVACRSRSATRQHLDRPIPLSSAAAKMPSDQGHKGTARSSLAGQRPAEEPETSKPTKESRSQKHTRMLKEVVSKTLQAHGIAEDHECFATCSQRLFEISKFYLKDLKTSRGLLGEMTKAANSNVKQVIEWVLEKATKK; this is encoded by the exons ATGGAccgcttcctcctcttcctcagctGGCGGGCCGAGGCGGGACCCCCAG GTTGGACAGCAGACAGTATATATAACTTACTGGAAATAAACTGTAATGCCTCTGTAAAAGCAGAAATCGAAGAATTTCCTG CATGTTCACTTGCTGGCAGTCCGGATGTAAGAGAATGGTATTTTGCAATTCAGTCAATATGTGGATTTTATCAG tTCTGTAGTTCTGACTGGGAAGATGTCAGCTTTGACCTACTGGCAGATCAAAGCAATGACTCTGTTCGAAGATATATTGAAGAATGCCTTGATAGTGATCAGAATATTGAGAAGGAAGACAGTAATAGCAGAGAATCCATGTCAGCAATTGA TCTCTACGAAGAAGTTGCTGAGAATATACATCAGTTAGCAGACAAGCTTCCTGCTCCTG GAAGAGCAATGGTTGATGTAATACTGCAGTCTTCAGAAAGGGATGCTCCAAAGTTAAATGACTGCTTACCAGTCATTGGTGCCTTGAAACATCTGAGAGAATGGCACATGGCGAAAATCACTATTGTAGCAAAGGAAAGCAAAAC TTGGCAGAAAATTGCCGATTATCTGTCTGCGCATGTCGTGGCTCCTGAAAACCTAAACAGTAGCATTGATCCAAGAGAACTGTGGAGAGGAAATATTCAGATATGGGAGCAAAAG TTTGGCTCTGGAATTACCTTTCCAGATTTCTGTATAAGAAGTGCTTCAGAAGGAAGGCTGTTTAGTACTTTGTATTTTGACAAAACTGAACGTGCAAAGAATACAAACACTCGCTTACCAAAG GTTTTCCATTATTATAGTCCTGTGCTGAAATTCGTACAGATGGTTCGGCTGTCTGATCTGCCTTCATTTTTAGTGTCGGGCCTTCACTTTGATCT GAGCTTGGCAGGGACCAGTGTCAAGGACAAGTCGAAGGTCTTTTGGAGTCAgatgtcttccctgcctggaaag GTTGGAGCTCTGTTTGTATTGCCTTGCAGTGTGAGTGCAATGTTTATACCTTTGCCTGTCCAACTCAGTACAAAAAAATGGAAGGAATATATGGCCCAGAAACCTAAAGTGATCAGTG TTCCGGAAATTGAGCTAAAAGGAGAGACTTGCAACAATTATTTCTTGGTGCAGAGCGATGGCCGTGGGGGCTGTAAAGCAACACTGATCTATGCAGCCAATCAGATAAATGGCTCAGTCTGCCTTGCTGAAATAATTGGAAAACAGACAATGAAGGCTGAGGAAGCCGAAGGAA ATATGGCTGAAGAGGTTGTTAGATCTCTTCCATTTGTCTCTGGAGAGCAGCTCATGCAGAGGGAGAAGAAACTAGCATGTTTCCAGGCATTAGCTTTGGATCAGTGCCTGA aGAGGCAGCAGACAGCCAAACCATCCCTGCTTGTTTCAACGGAAGAACTGAAATGTGTGTTAGCACGTACCAGGGAACGTTTTTTAGAGTTGTGGAATGCTAGCCTTCCCAAGCACGATCGTCCAGTTACAGCTGTCAGAACCAAAGATCACAGGAAAGTTTGTG ATTCAGAGCTAAAATGTTCAAATCCTTTGGAGTGGCCAGAAAGAAGTGTCCTCCAGAACTTAGAAAACTTcaaaaaaattaagcaaaaaCCAAG AGTTTCTGAGCAGCTGTTGGGGCGTAAAGATGGCCAGAAGGAGTCAGCAACTTTACTTGATGCTAAAGAGCTGTTGAAATTTTTCACTCCGGAAGGGCAGCCTGTTGGGATCCTTCAGCCTTTGCAAGTTCAGAAAAG tgAAAACGCTTTTCTCCTGACACCAGAGCTGACGCCTCGGAAAGTGAGAAGTTTGCCTTTTGAAAAAGCTGCTGGGTGCCATTATCACGGCCTCGA ATACTGTCTGGACAACAGAAGAGCATTGGAAAGAGACATGGGATTTGCTGAACTTCAAACGCGCCTCATCCGTTATGAAACCCAGACCACTTGCGCAAAGGAGTGCTGCCCTGTGCCAAGCGTCTTGAGCCCTCTTCCATCACCTGCGGTGTCGTCAGAGCCCGGAAGCATCCCAGATGGGGAATCCTTGCGGAGGGATCACCATACAGATGTTTCCAAGCTAAAACGCAGATCGAAAGACCAGGACGGCTTCTGTTCCAACAAAAG gTTAATGAAATCTGAAAGCACAGATTCTCTGCTGTCCCAGGCAAGCGGGAGCAGCGTTGCTTGCCGGTCAAGAAGCGCCACAAGGCAGCACTTGGACAGACCGATCCCTCTGTCTTCTGCGGCTGCCAAAATGCCTAGTGACCAGGGACACAAAGGAACCGCAAGGAGCAGCTTGGCAGGTCAGAGGCCTGCGGAAGAGCCGGAAACATCAAAGCCAACAAAGGAATCGCGGTCTCAGAAGCACACACGG ATGCTGAAGGAAGTGGTGAGTAAAACCCTGCAGGCCCACGGCATTGCGGAAGACCACGAGTGCTTTGCTACCTGCAGCCAGCGTCTCTTTGAGATCTCCAAGTTCTACTTAAAG